In Populus alba chromosome 1, ASM523922v2, whole genome shotgun sequence, a single window of DNA contains:
- the LOC118042566 gene encoding uncharacterized protein At1g51745: MGSSSDNPNSNNNNTTTKAIDASVGALVWVRRRNGSWWPGRIVGLDEISEGSLVSPRSGTPVKLLGREDASVDWYNLEKSKRVKAFRCGEYDECIEKAKASAANGNKRVVKYARREDAILHALEIENARLGKDQLDFFSRSDNLGEEHGSSAKESSMSFSGKEDGDMTDGDSDSEDNSNATADSDSSLDSDSGSHSDLAPELSQSGTSSEEPNHLGACKVQSLPGKRRRTPNDSEDDGTEGIKRMRGLEDLGIGVGDSNIGNCMPNFSPVNGSKGYNSLLKRKRSQVANANELLKRKNRHRPLTKVLESTTMVCVPVICDQIPSSSSSPLPGLSDSKISGLESNESRKDCSIAINNNSDNTGVSCENAGSLKSSEHVYDAPLINHNLKKEKDISSVSGLTENDSADRLFDVPFVGEEKHSTGISPMSCSSGRQQIGGLGRQSSQSRQAEAVLFKNEACNESGSTSLAVNCVYNNISQRIEKGTSKWQSKGKRNSRHTSKNKNQDSRKDPDMDDEPNVFLAGMEHLDEFCQGPGQEVDCSRGKSQPFTEDHGDAVRDWSKSFPQGDLSMKGLTVSVPQRSLPYRQSRFTVNSRYQTSDFSGRNFSSGSKLFDVDIKVQRNYRQQHVPLVSLMSKLNGKAIVGHPLTIENLQDGYSDLLLGSNEGDTVHVTEIETPKLGYAAMRNLEVGRIPARHMTMKPLSSPSKSHKLRKCGLLSKKIRKLSSLTGKKVEDRKLVVEKSKGPAVTCIPLKLVFSRINEAVNGSARQTHCAFTSSNS; encoded by the exons ATGGGCAGTAGCTCTGATAACCCCAACAGTAATAACAACAACACCACCACCAAAGCCATTGATGCGTCTGTGGGTGCTTTAGTTTGGGTCCGCCGTAGAAATGGGTCATGGTGGCCGGGTCGGATTGTGGGTCTTGATGAAATTTCCGAAGGTAGTTTGGTCTCGCCAAGATCAGGCACTCCTGTCAAACTTCTCGGACGCGAGGATGCTAGTGT GGATTGGTataatcttgaaaaatcaaaaaggGTGAAGGCATTTCGATGTGGGGAATATGATGAATGTATTGAAAAGGCAAAGGCTTCTGCTGCAAATGGTAACAAGAGAGTGGTGAAATATGCTCGGAGGGAAGATGCCATTCTGCATGCCTTAGAGATTGAGAATGCTCGCCTAGGCAAGGATCAGCTGGACTTCTTCTCTAGAAGTGATAATTTGGGTGAAGAGCATGGTAGTTCAGCCAAAGAATCAAGCATGTCGTTTTCTGGAAAAGAAGACGGTGATATGACTGATGGGGATAGTGATTCCGAAGATAATTCAAATGCGACTGCTGATTCAGATTCTAGTTTGGATTCTGATTCAGGTTCACATTCAGATTTAGCACCAGAGTTATCACAGTCTGGTACATCTTCTGAAGAGCCAAATCATCTTGGTGCTTGTAAGGTGCAATCTTTGCcaggaaagagaagaagaaccCCAAATGATTCTGAGGATGATGGAACAGAAGGAATTAAGCGTATGAGAGGACTCGAGGATCTTGGAATTGGTGTAGGAGATTCAAACATTGGGAATTGTATGCCTAATTTCAGTCCTGTAAATGGTAGCAAAGGTTATAACTCGTTGCTGAAAAGAAAAAGGTCTCAAGTAGCAAATGCTAATGAgctattgaaaagaaaaaatcgtCACCGACCACTGACGAAAGTTTTAGAGAGTACGACCATGGTGTGTGTTCCAGTTATTTGTGACCAAATTCCCAGTTCAAGTAGCTCACCACTTCCTGGATTATCTGACAGTAAGATTTCTGGATTAGAGTCAAATGAGTCTAGAAAGGACTGTTCTATTGCAATTAATAATAACTCAGACAATACTGGAGTTTCTTGTGAGAATGCTGGCTCATTAAAGTCTTCTGAGCATGTTTATGATGCTCCCCTCATTAATCACAActtgaagaaggaaaaagatATTTCTAGCGTATCTGGGCTAACTGAGAACGATTCTGCAGACAGGTTATTTGATGTACCATTTGTCGGGGAGGAAAAACACTCTACAG GAATTTCTCCTATGTCCTGTTCATCTGGAAGGCAGCAAATTGGTGGATTGGGGAGGCAATCTAGTCAAAGTAGACAAGCAGAAGCTGTATTGTTTAAAAATGAAGCCTGTAATGAATCTGGTTCCACTAGTTTGGCAGTCAATTGTGTTTATAATAATATCAGCCAAAGGATAGAGAAAGGTACATCAAAGTGGCAGTCAAAAGGAAAGAGGAATTCAAGACacacaagtaaaaataaaaatcaagactcGAGAAAAGATCCGGACATGGATGATGAACCCAATGTGTTCTTGGCAGGTATGGAGCATTTGGATGAATTCTGTCAGGGTCCTGGTCAGGAAGTTGATTGCAGCAGAGGTAAATCCCAACCATTTACTGAAGACCATGGGGATGCGGTACGGGACTGGAGCAAGTCTTTTCCTCAGGGGGATCTTAGTATGAAGGGGTTAACAGTGTCTGTGCCTCAAAGGTCACTTCCCTACCGTCAATCACGCTTCACAGTTAATTCCAGATATCAGACATCAGATTTTTCTGGCAGAAATTTCTCCTCAGGTTCAAAACTATTTGATGTTGACATCAAGGTTCAACGAAACTACCGACAGCAACATGTTCCATTGGTTTCCCTAATGAGTAAATTGAATGGTAAAGCCATTGTTGGTCACCCTTTAACAATTGAGAATTTACAGGATGGCTATTCTGATCTATTGCTTGGTAGCAATGAAGGGGATACAGTGCATGTTACTGAAATAGAAACTCCCAAATTGGGTTATGCAGCTATGCGGAATTTAGAAGTTGGTAGGATACCTGCCAGGCATATGACAATGAAACCACTATCTTCACCTAGTAAATCACACAAATTAAGGAAATGTGGGCTGTTGTCTAAAAAGATTCGGAAACTATCTTCATTGACTGGAAAAAAAGTAGAAGATAGGAAACTGGTGGTGGAGAAGTCCAAGGGTCCTGCCGTGACTTGCATCCCCCTCAAATTAGTGTTCAGTAGGATAAACGAGGCAGTGAATGGTTCAGCACGGCAAACACACTGTGCCTTTACATCAAGCAACTCGTGA